The genomic region GTTCATGAGGTGGCTGAAACCGTAATTCCTTTTATTGAAAAGAATAAAAAATACCAGAACAAGATGCTTCTGGAGCGTATGGTGGAGCCGGAAAGGGTTGTGATGTTTAGAGTGCCATGGCTTGATGATAACGGGGATATTCAGGTAAATCGAGGATTTAGAATCCAGATGAACTCAGCAATTGGACCATATAAGGGTGGTTTACGTTTCCATCCATCAGTAAACCTTAGTATTCTTAAGTTTCTTGCGTTTGAGCAGACTTTCAAAAACAGCCTTACAACACTTCCTATGGGTGGTGGTAAAGGAGGATCAGATTTTGATCCAAAAGGAAAATCTGATAATGAAGTAATGCGTTTCTGCCAGAGCTTTATGACTGAATTGCAAAGACATATTGGAGCTAATGCTGATGTACCTGCAGGTGATATTGGGGTTGGTGCTCGTGAGATTGGATTTTTATTTGGTCAGTATAAGAGAATTCAGAATGAGTTTACGGGAATTTTGACCGGGAAAGGTCTTAGCTACGGTGGATCTTTGATTAGACCTGAAGCTACAGGATACGGGAACGTATATTTCGCTCAAAATATGCTGAAAACCAAAGGAGAAAAGCTAGAGGGTAAAACCATAGTGATCTCAGGTGCTGGAAACGTTGCGCAATATGCTGCCGAAAAAGCAACTCAGCTTGGAGCTAAAGTAGTTACCATGTCAGATTCTGGTGGATTCATCTATGACAAAGATGGTATTGATGCAGATAAACTTCAGTTTATCATGGAGCTTAAGAATGAGAGACGTGGTAGAATTAGTGAATATGTAGATCAATATTCCGGAGCTGAATATCATGAAGGTAAAACTCCATGGAAGATTAAGTGTGATATCGCATTACCGTGTGCAACTCAGAACGAATTGGATAAAGAAGATGCTCAGGCATTGGTCAATAATGGCTGTATGTGTGTAGGAGAGGGAGCGAACATGCCATGTACTCCTGAAGCGATCGAGGTTTTCCATAATGAAAAGATATTGTTCTCACCAGGAAAGGCTTCTAATGCCGGTGGTGTTGCAACTTCAGGTTTGGAAATGTCTCAGAACTCTATGCGTTATAACTGGACTTCGGAAGAAGTAGATAAGAAACTTCATGAGATCATGAATGATATTCATGAGGCATGTGTGG from Christiangramia sp. OXR-203 harbors:
- the gdhA gene encoding NADP-specific glutamate dehydrogenase, which gives rise to MEKNIKNFLEKVSTRNQNEPEFMQAVHEVAETVIPFIEKNKKYQNKMLLERMVEPERVVMFRVPWLDDNGDIQVNRGFRIQMNSAIGPYKGGLRFHPSVNLSILKFLAFEQTFKNSLTTLPMGGGKGGSDFDPKGKSDNEVMRFCQSFMTELQRHIGANADVPAGDIGVGAREIGFLFGQYKRIQNEFTGILTGKGLSYGGSLIRPEATGYGNVYFAQNMLKTKGEKLEGKTIVISGAGNVAQYAAEKATQLGAKVVTMSDSGGFIYDKDGIDADKLQFIMELKNERRGRISEYVDQYSGAEYHEGKTPWKIKCDIALPCATQNELDKEDAQALVNNGCMCVGEGANMPCTPEAIEVFHNEKILFSPGKASNAGGVATSGLEMSQNSMRYNWTSEEVDKKLHEIMNDIHEACVEYGTTEDGYVDYVKGANIAGFVKVADAMLAQGVV